CACCGGGTTCATATCTATCGCTGCAACTTGGGATCCGAGCAGGTAGGGAGCAGCAGTGGCAGGACAGGTAATAGCTCAGGTGACCTGAGGCCCCTCAGGGTGATGCAGCGGGGCTCATCCTGGGAGAGAAGGTGTGAATACTGGTGTGGTGCCCCGAGGCATTGGAGCCGAGACTGCTGGGGGCTCTGGAAATATCCTGGGTGGGGAGCTGGGAACCAGGAGGGGGCAGGTCTAGGGCCCAAGGTCTCTCCACAGTGAGTGGTATAGTCAGGTCTAGAAGGTGGGCCTCGGGGCTCCTGGTCCTGTGTTCTTTCCACCCAATGCAGATACTCATGGGCACCTGAGGACGCAAACCCACACAAAGATGTGCCCATGTGGCAGAGGGACTGGTGTGCCACACCTGAGGCCCAGGGCACACCTGGCCTGTGTCGTGCATGCCTGCTCCCCCACTGAGCAGCATCCAGGGGCAACTCCTGGCCCAACAGCCATCAGGGGCTGACGCTGCCCCATGAGCCAGGTCCAGGCCCCTGCTCCTCCCCCAGGATCCTCCGGTTCCCATGGCAGCTGGTGCGGGAACAGGTGCGGCAGACGGTGGCAGAGGCCCTACAGGTATGGAGTGATGTGACGCCACTCACCTTTACCGAGGTGCACGAGGGCCACGCTGACATCATGATCGACTTCACCAGGTGAGCCAGTGGCCGGGGACCCCTCTAGGAAtgagccccacccatcagcagccactgactctgcccccacccccctgcagGTACTGGCATGGAGACAACCTGCCATTTGATGGACCTGGGGGCATCCTGGCCCACGCCTTCTTCCCCAAGACCCACCGAGAAGGGGATGTCCACTTCGACTATGACGAGACCTGGACAATCGGGGACAACCAGGGTATGGGCTGGGGACCCACTTTCCAGATGGGGCTACTGAACATCATAGAGAATGGGGACTTGCCGAGGTCCCTGAGCTGGGCCCGCAGCTCAGTGTCTTGCTGCAGGAGCTCGGGGATTGCTGGGCTATCTCCCTTTTCCAGGCACAGATCTCCTGCAGGTGGCAGCCCACGAATTTGGCCATGTGCTTGGGCTGCAGCACACGACAGCTGCTAAGGCCCTCATGTCCCCTTTCTACACCTTCCGATACCCGCTGAGCCTCAGCCCGGATGACCGCAGGGGCATCCAGCACCTCTACGGCCGGCCTCGACTAGCCCCTACCTCTAGGCCCCCAGACCTGGGCCCCGGGGCCGGGGTGGACACCAACGAGATTGCACCACTGGAGGTGAGgcccaggagggtggggagggaggaggtgaggccCTGCTTCCAGCCCCGACCCCCACTGCTGGCCTCTGTGGCTCCAGTGCAGGCTCTTTTTGACCCTTCTCTCCTACCCCAGCCAGATGCCCCACCAGATGCCTGCCAGGTCTCCTTTGATGCGGTCGCCACCATCCGCGGCGAACTCTTCTTCTTCAAGGCAGGCTTTGTATGGCGGCTGCGTGGGGGCCAGCTGCAGCCTGGCTACCCTGCGCTGGCCTCGCGCCACTGGCAGGGGCTGCCCACCTCCGTGGATGCAGCCTTCGAGGATGCCCAGGGCCACATCTGGTTCTTCCAAGGTGAGTGGGGGCTGGAGGTCACACTTCAGGAATATCATGGTCAAGGGTAGGGACAGACGGCAGACATGATGAACAGATGGAGTGTGCCTCGAACTCTTGGGGCCAAGGAAGAGTATGGCTCACTCCTCTGGGCACAGCTGGGAGGCTTCCTAGAGGAAGCGGCTCTCGAGGTTGGAGTAGAATTGAAGGTATCACACCCCATGGAGCATGTGTGATTATTACCCCTGGTCTAGAGATGAGGCTCCGGGGCTCAGAGGTGGTGAAGTGACCTGCATGAGGACACAGCTTGGAAAAGGCAGAGAGGGATGTGATCTGGGTCTGGCAGAGACGAGAGCCTGGAGCATTGCGGGCAGCTATGCTGCCCAGCTAGGGCCTGCTGCggcagggctgggcccagggATGGGCAGCAGGTGCCTGTCCGGGGCAGCCAAGTGCAGGGAAGGAGCAGGAGCCCAGGCGGCCTCTCTGCTGCTTAAACTTCCCCACGTGTACCTCCCAGTGCCTGCATTGCCCAATGTCctacttgggggtgggggggtgccaAGCAGGCATTGCTGGCCTTCATGTTTTatggacaaggaaactgaggctgggaaagTCCGTGGCCATGGTGGTGGCTGGGCGGGTCCACAGTGGCTGGATGTGGCAGTTGGGCAGCTTGTTGCAGCCTCCACTCTCTAACAGGAGCTCAATACTGGGTATACGATGGTGAGAAGCCAGTCCTGGGCCCCGCACCCCTCTCTGAGCTGGGCCTACTGGGGTCCCTGGTCCACGCCGCCCTGGTCTGGGGCCCCGAGAAGAACAAGATCTACTTCTTCCGAGGCGGAGACTACTGGCGCTTCCACCCCAGCACCCGCCGTGTGGACAGCCCTGTGCCCCGCCGGGCCACCGACTGGCGAGGGGTGCCCTCTGAGATCGACGCTGCCTTCCAGGATGCTGACGGtgcgctgggggtggggtggctggGGGAAGCGGGGTGGTGGCTGCATCTCTCACCGGTGGTGGCTGGGCATTAGCTCTCATTGTGGGTCCTCTGCCTGGCGAACTCCTTCTCCACCCCCTCCTCGTGCCAGGGCAGTGCTAGACCCCTGTGCTGCAGATGAGGAGAGGTGCAAGGACTTGCCGAGGTCCCTCGGTCGTGCCTGGTGAAGTAATAACTGCTGCTTGCTGAGGGCCAATGAGGCTCTGGGCACAGTGCTGAGCTCTGTACACGTCTCATGCGATTTCCCAATGCAGCATCTGTTATGAACCCAGTTTCCAGAAGAGCAAACAGAGATTCAGGTGGTGAGGTACCTAACCGGGGCCACCAAGGTGGACAGAACCAGGACCTCCACGCAGGCAGTCCCTGCTTCTAGCCAAGAGCCACCTGCCTCCTGTGATCTTGAAGCACTAGATCTGGGACTCACAGTCCAGCGCTCTCTCCCGTGTCCCCCCTTTGCTTCTGTGCTCCCCCACATCGGGACCTGCTGGGAGAGCTGTCCTGTAGTGGCCTCGGGCTCCTGGGCTCCAGGTCGCCAGTGTCCCCCATCTGACTCAAGGCACAGGAGAGGTGGTGAGAGGGGTGGGATTTGCTTTTCTGAGGGGCAGGAGTTGGGCCTCCGAGGCTCTGGCCTCTGTCAGGCTGGGTGGTAGCTCAGATCAGACCCTGTGGCAGGCAGAAGGGCTTGCCCAAAGGGAGGTTTTGGAAGGGACACCCTGGGGTCTACAGGTTTCAAGGAACTCAGCAGTGGCCAAGGTCTGCCCACTGGGACTTGCCCCTGTGTCCACCTGCCCCGCCTGACCCTCCTGTCTCCTCAGGCTATGCCTACTTCCTGCGCGGCCGCCTCTACTGGAAGTTTGACCCTGTGAAGGTGAAGGCCCTGGAGGGCTTCCCCCGCCTCGTGGGCCCCGACTTCTTTGGGTGTACCGAGCCTGCCAATACTTTCCGCTAACCACGGCTTGGATGTCCTCAGGGCCCCTAACCCCTGCCAGGACACTGACATCGGCTGGAGACCATGGCCACCTTTGTGGCTGTGGGCCCTGGGCGCGGCATGGAGCTGTGCCTACTCGGGGGTTGGAGGGGAGGCGGGCACTGCCATCAGGACTGCAGGAAGGGCCGCGCGGGTCGTGGCCACTGCCAGTGACTGCCTCAGACTGGGCAGGGAGGCTCCGGCATTAAGGGTGAGGGTGGCCTCAGGCCAGCTCCACCCAACCTGTGCTGGTCACAGTCAAACCCAGCTGCCTTGGGTCTCTGTCCCCATCCTTCAGAGTAGCACCTCAGCGGGGCTGGGAGAGTTGGAGCCCTCACTGTCCTGGCTGTGGGGTAACACAGGGTGCTGGCATGTGAGTCCCAGGGCACTGTGCCTTCTGTCTTTTCCTGAGAAGTCAGCTCTGGTAGGTGCTTGGAACTGGCTGCCTTCCAGTTGGTGGTTCTGGAGACCTGTTCCCCAGGATCTAGGGCACAAGGGCCAggcagctggggaggggggtgctTCCTGCCAGAGACCCTGGGACCTGGAGGCCCCAACATACCTCAATCCTATCACGGGTCGGATCCTCTCCAGCCCTCACCCCACACCAAGCCCTCCAAAGCCATGTAAATGTGTACAGTGTGTAtaaaggcttttcttttcttttttttttttttttttttttttactgaagacTGTCATTAAACATGCTCATTTTCTACCTGCCTGCCTGGGGTGTCTCTGTGACTGCAAGGGCAGGATGGGGGGAGAGCTGggccagggaggtgggaggactGGCTGGGAACCTGCTCTGCCCCTGCCTCCCCAATGGCCCCTCATACCCTCGTCCACCAAGTGGTGGTCACTCTTTCTGATCATGCCACGCTCCAGCCCCTATCCTGCCGCTGTCAAGACACACAACAAAACTCATGGTTACCACCGGCAACAATTCCTAGCTCTCCAGGGTCTCCTCGCCTGCCACCCAGCCCCACGCGAATGTTCTTCGGAGTGGCACCTACCACGGCCGCCATTTATCAGATGGAACCATAGGAAATTGTCAGCAGTGGGCCGTTTTTGACCTACTGCAATTGTTCAACCGGATACACGGATGCTTTGATGCTTTCCAGTGTGTCAGGCCCCGCTCCAGCTGTAAGCGCCCCAGGGCAGGGCTGTCTGGCTTCAGTGCACCCGGCTTGTGATAGGCATAAAGCGCAGAGTTAAGGAGGGAATGGAGAcggtcccccccgcccccgccaaccCCAGCACTCAGAGGATGCACCAGCCAAACCAAACACCACCTGGGCCTTGAAATCCTGCCAACCCCATCCCCAAAGCCACAGGAACAGTGTGGGCCCGGAGCTGGGATAGTGGTCCCTGAGCCCTCCTATCCGCGCAGCTGCACTGAGTTCTTGGgccgaggaaactgaggcatatgtGCTTCTGGCCTCCTCCAGGCCTTCAGGCCTCGCCTCGTTCCTCCTCACTGGGCTGAGTTACAGTCCCAGCTGTGAGACTGGGAAGACCACCGTCTGAGTCAGGGCCGCGGTTGCTATTTCTGTCCGTGAGAAATTTTCTCTGGTACCTCCACTTGGGAGGCGGCCTGGGAGGAAGAGAAACGTGTCGAGACTCCTTTAAGGGGCACGCGGGGGCGCGCTCGGCCTTTTGTTTGGGCGGCAGCGGCGCGCGCGTCAGCGTCAACGCCCGCGCCTGCGCACTGAGTGCGGCCTGGTCGTCGTCTGCTGCGGCGGTGGAGAAGCCCGGCGGCGGCGCAAGCACCTGGCCCGGCTCGGCCAGCCCTTCGCCTCCGGCTTCGGCTTCCCTAGGCTCGGCGCGCCCCGGCCCCGCCTCAGCCCTCCTGACCCTCGCAGCCCGATCGTGGCCGCCCGACTCTGCCGCCGCAATGATGATGATGGCGCTGAGCAAGACCTTCGGGCAGAAGCCTGTCAAGTTCCAGCTAGAAGACGACGGCGAGTTCTACATGATCGGCTCTGAGGTAGCCCAAGGCGCGTCCTCTCTCTCTCCGGGCCCCGGGCCGGCCTGGTCCCCGCGGGAGCCTCGGGGCGGGTCTGCGCGCCGGGAACGCGCGTCTCCATTCATCGCGGCGGACGGGCGGGCGCGCGCGTGCGCGGCCGGCCAGTGGGGCGTGGTCTGTCTGTGCCTGGGGGCGCGGTTTGACCGGGGCGTGGTTGAGCAGGCCCCAGCCCCGCGCTCGGTTCACCCACCGGTGTTGCGGAGTCGCGGACTCCCCCGGCTGCCAGGGCTGCGGCGTCCCGGGGCCACGGGGCCACGGGACCACGCTGAGTTCCACTGCTCCAGCCGGACACATAGAAACGGGGTGTTATCTCTTGCGACACGTGGGGGGAGATGTTGTACCCCTCACGCGCACCCGTCCCACACTGCTGGAGCTGGGATCCTGAAATCGTATGTTCGAAACACGGGGCTTGGTGAGGGCTCACTCCCTTCGTGTTCGTGAACTTTGAGGTGGGCGGGGAGTTGTTCTGACCTTTGATTAGCAGTGAGGAAACAGGTTGGGAGGAGGATACTTGCTTTTGGATGGCTAAGGCCGCAACCCCCGAGTTAGATCTATCAGCAATTCGGAAGCGCTTGACACTTCGGATATCTTGAACTAACTCCGAGTTAGTACAGGGGAAAGAGCCTTATGCTTTAATCCTTAACTGAAAGTGACTTTTCAGCACTTTGTTGAATCATGTGGATGACTGACTTTAGGAGAACCCTACAACTGGTTCTTCACTGGTAGTTTATACCAAGTATATTAAGTTTTTCCAGATTGCCTCAAACTAGGCTTTTTGGCAGTCCCAggtctgtgtgtgtacatgcacatacacatatatttttccattatggatATGCAATTTAGATGTGCAAACACCAAGCAGTAGTGTCTTCCTCATGTAACGAGCTAAGTGCAGATCCTGGAGAGTTAAAGCAGTTACAAATGCCAGCGGTTGCTTCTCCTTGTAGCAGTTTTCAGTATTAGAcatttcattcccttttttttttttctttttttcccccacagtgTTTTTTTTCCCATCACAATTGAACATAGTGTGAATGAATTAAGCCTCATGATGGTCACACTGAGGCTTCCAGGACTCCCTGTGATTCCTGACTTGTCTGAGTTGTATTGAGTTATGAGACCAGTGTTTTCAGTAGCATCAGAACCTGAGTGATTCCTTTTTTCACCAGTTTTTGTAAAACACAAGGGGCAGGATGCAACACATTTTTCATGTCATCACAAAAATACTCTTCAAAGCTAGCTGTGCTGAGGAGAGGAGCCAGTGCCTGCCATCTGCCATAGCTCAGAATGGTCCTCATTGGCCGGTGGGCACAAAGGCAGTGGAGGAGTTTCAGTTTGTGATGACGGACAGGTTGTTTAAAGAAACCtttacctgggacttccctggtggcgctgtggttaagaatccgcctgccagtgcaggggacatgggtttgagccctggtccgggaatatcccacatgctgcggagcaactaagcccatgagccacaactactgagcctgcgatctagagcctgcgagccacaattaccgAGCTCATgtgctgcaaatactgaagcccacgcgcctagagcctgtgctctgcaacaagagaagccaccgcaatgagaagtccatgcaccacaacgaagagtaggccctgctcactgccactagagaaagcctgcacgtagcagcgaagacccagtgcagccaaaaataaattattagttaatttaagaaaaaaaaaagaaagaaagaaacctttaCCTGATCTAACGGGCAGGAAGAGCAGTCAGTTTAGCATTGACCCTGAGTCGGTGGTACTTTTGAAAATCAAGGTGGAGCCCACAGCCAGGTGGGCAGAATGTCAGGAGGCCTGGTTCCAGCTCTGCCTGTGTGTCACTTTTCTCATGTATGTAATGAGATGCTTAGACTAGATGGTCTCTAAGATCTTCCCCTTAGCACATTTTAGATTCTAGACAGCTAACTGCAGTCTTCTCTTTCAGCCCTGTTGAGTGAGAACGTTTGTCCTGAGATGCAGTATATAGAGACCacatgggagaagggagaggcagtTTGCTTTCTGGGGCCTGGCTTAACAATCATCAGGCCTTGGGAGGCCTGGGAAGGGTTCAAGGTCAGAGTGCTATCTACTGATAAGCAGCAGCTCCTCTGACAGCATTGGGTGGATGACCCCCAGGCCCCTTGCCCTTGGCAAACAGGCACCATATTCAGAGAGGTGGGCCCGCCAGAGCAGCACCCTCAGCGCCCCCACACACTTGGGTGTAGCAGCCTTGGGAGGGCATCCACAGGTGCAGTGAGCGTGTCACCCTTCTCCTGCCATCTGCAGGCAGCCGTTGTCACCACGCCAGAGTCACTGCTGAGAGGATCCTAGGAAATCCCCATAACCACACCTTGGTTTTCCATTTGGGAAACCTGGGTCCAGAGGTGGCAAAGGCTGGTTCAGGGAAAACCCAGGAAGGCAGGCCTGGTCTCCTAAGTTCTGAAGGGGCCTTGGGAAGGGCCTAGGAGTGTGGGAGGTCTGCAGGACCTGCAAAGTAGTAGTGGGGGCATTATAGTCAGTGTCTTTTCAAAAACCTGATGGAAACTATGTGTTTACCCTTGGACGGTCACCACACTCAAGCCAAATATCTCGCATGGGTCTGTGCCTGCCGTGGGGAGCACCAGTGACCCTGTGGCCACTTTCTCTTGCACTGTTCGGCAGCCCTGGTTGGGCATCATGTAAATCTTTGATTCATGAAAAAtggagaaacttttaaaaaataaatatactataaTGGGGTAGGTAAGTGGGAAAGTAGTAGAAGTGGTCCTTCGTGGGTGAACCTCACAGCTGATGAACATCTGacagggaagcagggagacccAGAAAAGGGAAGTGATGCCTGGTCACAGGTGGAGCCAGCACCCAGTCCACCTGCTGTCCCTGGCCATGTGACTCAAGTGTTCGTTTTTGAAAAGTCAGTGAAACAATGGAGTTTCTTTAGGACTAGATTTCTTTTCATCAAGTAAGTCGTACTTCCGAGTATTTGGTACAGGCAAACTGAAGCTATTGTTTGGGGCAGTAATGATTTATATAGCGATCTGAGGATTGCTGGTAAGTGCATTTTAAACTCTTTGGAAAATTCCTTTGGTATTTCTGGTTTGAGTTTTGTTACTAAACAAAGCAACAAAGGCCATGGGGGAAATTATCCTGCATCTGTCTAAAATTAAAAGACCTTTTTGGTCTTTATTACATCGTAAAAATGTCAAAGTCTTAAGATAAAAGAAAGTCAGAGAGgccttgcatttctggaaagtGCCAGAGATCCTTAGTCCAAAATCAGAATCACATCGAGCTGCTTAGTGAGCTCGGGGGGCCTGCCTCCCCAGTGTCTGGTCAGGCCTTTCTGAATTTGGTCCTGTCGTCAGGATGCAGATGTTATTACCCCTACCAGAGGAACAGATGTAGGCCAGATACGAACTGCTGTTGAACCCCTGATGTCAGCAGAATGTATTTTTACTGCTGCTGGAAGCCTGGCGCCTGGAGGCCTGGGGGCCAAGTCGAGGTGTGTTTGTCTGTCACTCATCCAGCAGAGCCTCTGAGCCAGGGCCCTCCCCTTCCTCGAGGAGCTGCGACCCTCATAATGAGCCTTCTCGCTTTACTCATAGGTGGGAAACTACCTCCGTATGTTCCGAGGTTCTCTGTACAAGAGATACCCCTCGCTCTGGAGGCGACTAGCCACtgtggaagagaggaagaaaatagtTGCATCGTCAcatggtaaaaaaacaaaacctaacacTAAGGGTGCGTCTTCACGAGGGTTTGTAAACCTGTTTCAAAACCACTCGCTTATGTCATGAAGATAAAACGTTTTCACTCCGGAGCGTCTTCACGGCAGCCCTGACCTTAGGGTGGCGGAGTGTCCTGGGGGCCCCCTGGAGCCGGTGGTCCTCCGTCAGGGTCGGTCAGGGTCGGTCAGGGTCAGGTGTTGGCAGCGGGCGGTgggtggagggggcggggccagggcggAGAGGGTGTTGTGAAGACCGCTGGTCTGAAAACGTTTTAGGAATGCTGTGATGCTCTACCATCTGCCGCCGGCGTGTTGCCATCGTCACCCTCCATGCGCCCGGGCGGCGGGGGGCcgccccagccccctctcccctcGGGCTTTCACCGCTTCGCTTCCCAGCGCACATCCATCGTGTGGCACTTGGTTCTGGCAGTCGGTCCACTGGCGCTCGTGTGCATGTCCCGCTTGGGGCTGTGGGGCGCTGCCACCCGACCCGGGAGGGCGGGCAGAGGGTGCTCCTCACCTCTGAGCTGGGGAGAGGCCCTGTGCCTCTGGGCTTGGTCGAAGCTGCCTTCTCTTTGGCAGGGCTGCCTGGCGGAGCTGGCCCGGGCCTCGTGTGTGTGTGAGCCTGCGTGCGTGCGCGTCGCCCGTTTGCGTGCGTGTGCCCGTTTGCGTGCGTGTGCCTGCATCCctgcgtgtgtgcatgtgcgcTTTACAGTCTGTCCCGTGCCGGTATGTCTGTAGGCCCTGCGTTGGTCTCGTCTACCATGTTCTTTTAATGCAGGAGCCGGAGCTGCTTTTCTATGCGCTGCTGTAACTTTTTCACTCCCTCCCGCGCTTTCCAAAGCCTCCCTGGTCCTCCCTCCGCCCCAGTGGAGCTCCAGTCACTAACCAGTGCGTCCCCAGCTGCGCTTGCCCCTTGGAAGCCTTGGCGACTCTTTGGCCTCGTGCTCGGGAGACTCTTTCCTGTAACCATCTGTCTCTCCACCAGGCTTCCTAGGCGAGCTGTGTTCTAACTGCCTAGAACTCCCTGCTCCCGGGCAGCTCGCATCCACTGGCGCTGGGCCAGGAATTCCTGTTTGGTGTACAGCAGCTCTTTCCAACTCTCTGGGctcttgttttaaaagaaaaatgtttctcatCCCTCATTTCATCTCCACCTTGCTTCGTGTCGTGGACTGCAGCGGTGTCAGACCTCTTCCCACTGGCGGTGTCACTCTGGAGCCTTCCTTTCCCCGAGAGGCCCTGTGGGCTGAGCTGCCCATGGGCGTCCTCTGTGCCTGGAGCCAGTGCTCCTCCCGGGACACGTTAGTCCCCGTCCATCCAGGGAGTGCTGACCCGGGAGGGCCTCTAGAGAAAGCCAGGGTCCAGACCGCCCCTTTGGAAGAGGCCAGCATTGGGCAGTAGTGAGGTTGACACCCGCTTTCCCACCTCCTGCATGTGAGGACCTCAGTGCGCTGCATCTCCTGGCTGCTGCTGCTCACTGCCCTCCCGCAGGGTGACCGCAGCCGCATCTCTGGTTGCAGATCATGGATACACGACCCTGGCCACCAGCGTAACTCTGTTAAAAGCCTCCGAGGTGGAAGAGATTCTGGATGGCAACGATGAGAAGTACAAGGCCGTATCCATCAGCACGGAACCCCCCACCTACCTCAGGTACTGTACCCCTGTGCTTGGCTCGCTCTCGGGACACCCACGGATATTTTTCTCATGCCCTGGAACCAAAATACTTTTCAGCAGTTTACCCACTGTGTTTACAGATCGTCTTAGCCAGGCTTCGAAGTTTTTTCTGACTTTGGAATTTCTAAGAAACATAAGTGAAGTCTTGGGTTCTGGAGAGTCATTAAGAATGCTTTGAAAGTGGGATTCACTAATCTGTCAGAACAATTAGCGGCCCAGATCAActcacaaaaaaaacaaacaatagatTTGAACGTATCAACGTAGATCCTTTGAAAGAGCATTTACATTAACAGTTAAACGGAAGAAATTGGGAAGTTGCTACCTTGTAGAGTTTGTTCATTTAGATTTATAAGAAAAACTTGGATACCCCAAGTATTTCTCTATTTTACGTAGACAAATAGGTAAAGTGTGATCCACACTGAAGCATAGGAGTAAACAAACACGGAATGATGTTTGTTCTTgggtgtgattttaaaaatgcagaataaaaaaataactagcaACATAAAGAACCGGGGAGGGCGTCATGGAGTGGGCACACTCACGCCCACCATGGCGGCTCTGCCTCAGGCATTGTGGCCCCAAAGTTTTTTGTTGGTCTCTGATCTATTAATTCCACCCCTGGGAATTTGTCCCAGGGAAATAATTTATACCGTAAACAAAAACCATTATAGGTACAGAGATGCTATTATTGGTGGCATGTGAATTATAAAGGGAACTAGGGAGCCCCTTGAGTGTCCTGCCTCAGGGAAAGGCTGTGTGAGCGAAGATGCAGACACCCAAATAGTCTGGGGTTACACGATGTGTTGTGGGTAAGTAGACCCTGCAGCAACCCGAAACCTGTCTCACATGAGCGAGACGTGCAGAATACCTGCGTGACGCTTTCAGCTTTCAAGAAAACATGCGTTTAGGTGCATGAGATGGCGGGAGCACTAAGGCGGGGGGGCAGGCCATTGTTTCAAGTGATGCGGTTACGGAAAATCATGAAGGTGACATGGTACAGAGGTTGGGGATGGAAAGGTGAGTTACGTACAGTTGCTGCCCTCACGTTGCTCCCAGGTTACTAGGGACACGGCCCGAGGGTGATGAAGGGGCTCGCAGAGCAAGGTGGGAGCCCACCCACTCCTGTCGGTCAGCTTTTGGTACTTTCCTAGTAGTAAAAGCAACTTGTAATTTGGAGAGAAGAGTGAGCTCTTTTGGGACATGGGTTCCTTGGATTACTTCGAGCATCATTTTCTAGAGAGTATTTACCAATGTGTCTTCTCACTTCTACTGGTCTGaaggcccagaggccagagccgTTGCCTAGTCTGTCTCAGCCTGGACTGCATGTCTAAAATAACAGTCTGAGTCTCTGGCTGCTTCAAACCTCCAGCGACTCACAGCCACCTGCTGAGTGCATCCGTTTCCTGCAGAGCACGCCAGCCCCTGTAATCAGgaccctctctgtgtctccagccCTGCTGCCCTCTGTGTTCTTCCTGAAAtgctctcctctcccccacccatgAACCGTGACTCAGCATTTAAGCCTTTGTTCCAGGGCTGCTCTACCGGGCAGCCTTCTTGTACAGTCCCCTCCTGGCAGAAGGGACTGTGCTTCCGTGCGGCTATAGCACGTTGGGTCAGCATGTAGCATGTTGGGTCATGGCTGAGGCACTGGGCTGGGGCGCCTCTGCACCTCCCCTAACCCAGGAGCAGGTGCTGGTGGGAGCCTAGGGAATAGACACCCGCGGAGTCTGGGGTGCACAGAGGTCCCCACTGGGACCTGGGGCCCAGCAGGGGCGCAGTGGGCATCCATTGACCACGACCTGATGCCTGGTGGGCAGTTTTGGCTCGTAGACTGAGCGGAGGTATTTCCATGTCTCCCAGGGAACAGAAGGCTAAGAGGAACAGCCAGTGGGTACCCACCCTGCCCAACAGCTCCCACCACCTGGACGCCGTGCCCTGCTCCACCACCATCAACAGGAACCGCATGGGCCGGGACAAGAAGAGGACGTTCCCGCTATGGTGAGTGGGCCTCGCTCTCTGACTCCACCGAGGTCCTCCAGCATGTTTTAGTTTCCTCCTCCCCAGAAAAACGCTCTGCTTTGACCTCCTGTCCCAGAAACTCTGCACTGCTCATCGTTGGGGCTGGTCTCCCTCAGCATCCAGCATGACTGGCCTCTGCGTGGTCCAGCCTGGCTCTGCCTGCGCTCACCCCCAGCTCCTCAGGTAACGTTCCTGGGTGCAGTCCCTGGACCTTTACTCTGCCATCCACATGACTCGATGCTTAGTTGCCCGTGGTGCCAGAACAGAacgccacaaactgggtggcttgaagCAACACAAGTTTATTCTCATACAGTTCCAGAGGCAGGGAGTTTCACTGGGCCGGAATCAAGGTgttgccaggccctgctcccTCCAGGGTCCCTTCCAGCTGCTGGCAGCTGCCACGTTCCTTGGCTcgtggcagcatcactccagtctcttccTCCCTGGTCACATggcctcctctgtgtgtgtgaaatctccctctctttctctgtcactctctcttttttttttctggccatgccgcgtggcttgc
This genomic interval from Phocoena phocoena chromosome 13, mPhoPho1.1, whole genome shotgun sequence contains the following:
- the MMP11 gene encoding stromelysin-3, whose amino-acid sequence is MAWAARLRGAAPRALLLPLLLLLLLPPPPLLARAPRSPDAHRRHPVRRGPQPWREAPPSSPASAPTAQEAPQPAAGPRPPRCGVPDPLDGPSAHNRQKRFVLSGGRWEKTDLTYRILRFPWQLVREQVRQTVAEALQVWSDVTPLTFTEVHEGHADIMIDFTRYWHGDNLPFDGPGGILAHAFFPKTHREGDVHFDYDETWTIGDNQGTDLLQVAAHEFGHVLGLQHTTAAKALMSPFYTFRYPLSLSPDDRRGIQHLYGRPRLAPTSRPPDLGPGAGVDTNEIAPLEPDAPPDACQVSFDAVATIRGELFFFKAGFVWRLRGGQLQPGYPALASRHWQGLPTSVDAAFEDAQGHIWFFQGAQYWVYDGEKPVLGPAPLSELGLLGSLVHAALVWGPEKNKIYFFRGGDYWRFHPSTRRVDSPVPRRATDWRGVPSEIDAAFQDADGYAYFLRGRLYWKFDPVKVKALEGFPRLVGPDFFGCTEPANTFR